A genomic region of Deltaproteobacteria bacterium contains the following coding sequences:
- a CDS encoding NupC/NupG family nucleoside CNT transporter: MEKLVSLLGLFVFILIAYALSEDRKAVNRRLVIWGVALQFVFALLILKTAPGRYVFDLAQRIMTAALDLTSIGASFIFGKLSSDFSIGAVFAFKVLPTVIFVSSIMAVLFHFKIIQAVIRGMAWVMRRSMGASGTETFMAASFVFMGIEAVTAVKRYLSTMTRSEVFTLMTAFMATIAGSVMAAYVSFGADAGHLLAASVMSAPAAIVISKLLVPETAASETAVSGIKELKIETVNAVDAAATGAQDGMKLALTIGAVLLAFVSIIGMMDMFLGEIGTSFEAISGYVFSPVAFIMGVPYTECFEVGRLLGIKVVFNEFLAYQKMQPLIEAGAIGPRSIVITTYALCSFANFGSLAILIGGVTTLCPSKKTEVVSLGLKAILSGCIAGFMTATIAGVLV, from the coding sequence ATGGAAAAACTCGTAAGCCTACTCGGGCTTTTCGTGTTCATACTCATAGCCTACGCCCTATCGGAAGACAGAAAGGCCGTAAATAGAAGGCTCGTTATCTGGGGTGTGGCGCTGCAGTTCGTGTTCGCGCTTTTGATACTTAAGACCGCGCCCGGGCGCTACGTATTCGACCTTGCGCAGCGCATAATGACAGCGGCCCTTGACCTTACCTCAATCGGCGCGTCCTTCATATTCGGCAAGCTTTCAAGCGACTTCTCGATTGGCGCAGTATTTGCCTTCAAGGTGCTCCCGACCGTTATATTCGTGTCGTCTATAATGGCCGTTCTCTTTCACTTTAAAATCATCCAGGCCGTCATAAGGGGCATGGCATGGGTCATGCGTAGAAGCATGGGCGCAAGCGGAACAGAGACCTTCATGGCAGCCTCTTTCGTGTTCATGGGCATAGAGGCCGTTACAGCCGTAAAGCGCTACCTCTCGACAATGACCAGGAGCGAGGTGTTTACTCTTATGACGGCCTTCATGGCGACAATTGCCGGAAGCGTCATGGCCGCATACGTGAGCTTTGGAGCAGATGCAGGGCATCTTCTCGCTGCCTCGGTGATGAGCGCTCCTGCTGCGATAGTCATATCGAAACTGCTTGTACCTGAGACTGCTGCATCCGAGACCGCGGTCTCCGGCATAAAGGAGCTGAAGATAGAAACCGTGAACGCGGTCGATGCCGCTGCCACTGGCGCGCAGGACGGCATGAAGCTCGCCCTCACTATAGGCGCGGTGCTCCTGGCCTTTGTCTCCATAATCGGCATGATGGACATGTTCCTTGGAGAGATAGGCACGTCCTTCGAGGCGATATCCGGGTACGTGTTCTCCCCTGTTGCATTCATAATGGGCGTGCCTTATACCGAATGCTTCGAGGTAGGACGGCTTCTTGGCATAAAGGTCGTCTTTAACGAGTTCCTTGCGTACCAGAAGATGCAGCCGCTAATAGAGGCGGGGGCAATCGGACCGCGGTCTATCGTTATAACGACCTACGCGCTCTGCAGCTTCGCAAACTTCGGAAGTCTCGCGATACTGATAGGCGGAGTGACTACACTTTGCCCGTCAAAGAAAACTGAAGTCGTCTCTCTTGGGCTAAAGGCCATACTCTCTGGCTGTATCGCGGGCTTCATGACAGCAACGATTGCCGGTGTGCTTGTCTGA